The DNA sequence CTGCTGGTCACCGCGTTGCGCGAGCACCTGCGTCTGACGGGCACGCACGTCGGCTGCGACACCGCGCAGTGCGGCGCCTGCACCGTGCTGGTCAACGGCCGCGCGGTCAAGTCGTGCAACACGCTGGCGGCGCAGCACCAGGGCGCCGAGATCACCACCATCGAGGGCCTGGCCCAGCCGGACGGCACGCTGCACCCGATGCAGGCGGCGTTCAAGGACTGCCACGGGCTGCAATGCGGCTTCTGCACGCCGGGCATGGTGATGAGCGCGCTGGATCTGGCGCGCCAGCACCCGCAGGCCACCGAGGCGCAGATCCGCGAGCACATGGACGGCAACCTGTGCCGTTGCACCGGCTACCACAACATCGTCAAGGCGGTCCGCCAGGGCATGACCGCGATGGCCTCGGCGCCTGCCGCGGCCGGCACCACCACGACGGCCTGAAGGAGGAGGCGACACCATGGGTGCATCCGATTTCGCCAAGCTCCCCTACATCGGCGAAGCGCTGCGGCGCAAGGAAGACGCGCGCTTCCTGACCGGCGCGGGCCAGTACACCGACGACATCGTGCTGGCCAACCAGCGCTACGCGGTGTTCGTGCGTTCGCCCCACGCGCACGCCAGGATCAACTCGATCGACACCTCGCAGGCCAAGTCCATGCCCGGGGTGCGCGCGGTGTTCACCGGCGCCGACCTGGCCGGCAAGGTCAACGGCCTGCCCTGCGGCTGGCTGATCACCAGCACCGACGGCACGCCGATGAAGGAGCCGCCGCACCCGGTGCTGGCCATCGGCAAGGTGCGCTACGTCGGCGACCCGGTCGCGATGGTGGTGGCCGATTCGGTGGAACAGGCCAAGAACGCGGCCGAGGCGGTGATGGTCGACTACGAGGTGCTGGGCGCCTGCGTGGACGTGCGCGACGCCCGCAACGCGCCGGCGCTGCACGACGAGGCGCCGGACAACCATTGCTACAAGTGGGCCATCGGCGACAAGGCGCAGGTCGACGCGGCGTTCGCGAAGGCCGCGCATGTCACCAGGATCGACCTGGTCAATAACCGGCTGGTACCCAACGCGATCGAGCCGCGCTCGGCGATCGGCGTCTACAACCGCGGCAGCGACGAGTACACGCTGTACGTCGCCAACCAGAACCCGCACGTCGAGCGCCTGCTGATGACGGCCTTCGTGCTGGGCCTGCCCGAGCACAAGGTGCGCGTGATCGCGCCGGACGTGGGCGGCGGCTTCGGCTCGAAGATCTTCCTGTACGCCGAGGACGTGGCCGTCACCTGGGCCGCCAGGCAGCTCAACTGCGCGGTCAAGTGGACCGCCGAGCGCAGCGAGTCGTTCCTGACCGACGCGCACGGCCGCGACCACGTCACGCACGCCGAGATGGCGATGGACAAGGACGGCAGGTTCCTCGCGATGCGCGTGCACACCGATGCGAACCTGGGCGCCTACCTGTCCACCTTCTCGACCGCGGTGCCGACCATCCTCTATGCGACGCTGCTGGCCGGGCAGTACACCACGCCGCAGATCTACGTCGAGGTCGATGCCTGGTTCACCAACACCGCGCCGGTGGACGCCTACCGCGGTGCCGGCCGGCCCGAGGCGACCTATCTGCTCGAGCGCCTGGTCACGCGCTGCGGCTGGGAGATGGGGCTGTCGCAGGACGAGATCCGGCGCCGCAACCTGATCACCCAGTTCCCGTACCAGACGCCGGTGGCGCTGCAGTACGACACCGGCGACTATGTCGCCTGCCTCGACAAGGCGATGCAGCTGGCCGACGTGGCGGGCTTCGAGGCGCGCCGCCAGGCGAGCGAGGCCAAGGGCCTCAAGCGCGGCATCGGCTTCAGCAGCTACATCGAGGCCTGCGGCCTGGCGCCGTCCAACATCGCCGGCGCGCTCGGCGCGCGCGCGGGCCTGTTCGAGTGCGGCGAGGTGCGCGTGCACCCGACCGGCAGCGTGACGGTGTTCACCGGCGCGCACAGCCACGGGCAGGGACACGAGACCACCTTCGCGCAGGTGGTGGCGGCGCGCCTGGGCATCCCCGTCGAGAACGTCGACGTGGTGCACGGCGACACCGGCCGCATCCCGTTCGGCATGGGCACCTACGGCTCGCGCTCGATCAGCGTCGGCGGCGCGGCCATCATGAAGGCGCTGGACAAGATCGAGGCCAAGGCCAGGAAGATCGCCGCGCACCTGATGGAAGCGAGCGAGGCCGACATCGAGTTCACCAACGGCGAGTTCCGTGTCAAGGGCACCGACAAGAAGGTGCCGTTCGCCCAGGTGGCGCTTACCGCCTACGTGCCGCACAACTATCCGCTGGACCAGCTGGAGCCCGGGCTGAACGAGACCGCGTTCTACGACCCGACCAACTTCACCTTCCCGGCAGGCACCTACATCTGCGAGGTCGAGGTCGACCCGGCCACCGGCCAGGTGCGCGTGGACCGCTTCACCGCGGTCGACGACTTCGGCGTGATCATCAACCCGATGATCGTCGAGGGCCAGGTGCACGGCGGCATCGCGCAGGGCATCGGCCAGGCGCTGCTGGAGAACTGCGTCTACGACAAGGAGACCGGCCAGCTGCTGACCGGCTCGTTCATGGACTACGCGATGCCGCGCGCCGACGACTTGCCGGACTTCCAGCTCGGCACGGTCTGCACGCCCTGCACGCACAACGCGCTGGGCACCAAGGGCTGCGGCGAGGCCGGCGCGATCGGTGCGCCGCCGGCGGTGATCAACGCGGTGCTCGACGCGCTGCGCGACCTGGGCGTGAAGGACTTCGACATGCCCGCCACGCCCGCGCGCGTGTGGGAAGCCATCCAGCAGGCCCGCGCTCAATGACAGGAGGACGCCATGTACGCATTCCAGCTTGAACGTCCCACCTCCACCGCCGAAGCCGCGCGCCTTGCGGCAGCCGGCGCGCGGCCGCTGGCCGGTGGCCAGACGCTGCTGGCGTCGATGAAGCTGCGCCTGGTCAGTGCCGAGCAGGTGGTCGACCTCAGCGCCATCGGCGAGCTGGCCGGCATCCGCCGCGACGGCAATGCCGTCGTGATCGGCGCGATGACGCGCCATGCCGAGGTGGCCGGCAGCGCCGAGGTCAAGGCCGCGATCCCGGCGCTGGCCGACCTGGCCGGCGGCATCGGCGACCGGCAGGTGCGCAACCTCGGCACGCTCGGCGGCTCGCTGGCCAACAACGATCCCTCGGCCTGCTACCCGGCCGCGGTGCTGGGCCTGGGCGCGACGGTGAACACCACCAAGCGCTCGATCCCGGCGGACCAGTTCTTCACCGGGCTGTTCTCCACTGCACTGGAAGAGGGCGAGCTGATCACCTCGGTGTCGTTCCCGATCCCGCGTCGCGCGGCGTACTGCAAGTTCCGCCAGCCGGCCTCGCGCTTCGCGCTGATCGGCGTGTTCGTCGCGCAGACCGACGCGGGCGTGCGGGTGGCGGTGACCGGTGGCGGCAACGGGGTGTTCCGGCACCAGGGGCTGGAGCAGGCGCTGTCGGCGAACTTCACGCCGCAGGCCGCGGCCGGGGTGAGCATCTCGGCCGACGACCTCAGCAGCGACATCCATGCCAGCGCCGCCTACCGCGCCAACCTCATCAGCGTGATGACGCAGCGCGCCGTCGCCAAGGCGCTCGGCTGAGGCGCCCCGCGGCCGGCTGCACCCGGGGCCGGCTGGCCGGTCCCGGGGCCCGGCCCGTCTCCTGCGGCGGGCCGGGCGGCCGCGGTCCTGCTGCGGTAGTAGCATGCTTCGGGCCGGCACCGCGCCGGCGGGCCTCCGCCAACTTCCTCACTCATTCCAGACAGGACGGACCGCACGTGATCGATTCCATCGACGACCTGCTGCAGCGGCTGCAGGGCGTCGGCTACTTCGCCGACCGGCGCCTGGCCACCGCGGCGTTCCTCGCGCTGAAGCTGCAGCGGCCGCTGCTGCTGGAAGGCGAGCCGGGCGTGGGCAAGACCGAGCTGGCCAAGGCGCTGGCGCAGGTGCTGGGTCGCGAGCTGCTGCGCCTGCAGTGCTACGACGGCCTCGAGCACCGCGACGCGCTCTACGAGTGGAACTACCCCGCGCAGCTGCTGCGCATGCGGGCGGTCGAAGGCACCGAGACGGCCGAGGAGATCGAGCGCGAGGTCTACCAGCCGCGCTACCTGATCAAGCGGCCCCTGCTGCAGGCGCTGCAGTCGCCGCCGCCCGGCGCGCTGCTGCTGGTCGACGAGGTGGACCGCGCCGACGAGCCCTTCGAGGCCTTCCTGCTGGAATACCTCGGCGAGTACCAGGTCAGCATCCCCGAGCTGGGCGTGGTGCGCGCGCTGGTGCCGCCGGTGACCATCCTCACCAGCAACCGCACGCGCGAGCTGCACGACGCGGTCAAGCGCCGCTGCCTGTACCACTGGCTCGACTACCCCGACCGGGAGCGCGAGCTCGCGATCGTGCGCGCCCGCGTGCCGCAGCTGCGCGAGCAGCTCGCGAAGCAGGTGGCCGACTTCATCGCGCGCCTGCGCAGCCAGCCCTGCGCGGATGCCTTCCAGCGCCTGCCGGGCATCGCCGAGACCGTCGAATGGGCGCGCGCGCTCGCGGCGCTGGACACGCTGACGCTGGACCCCGAGGTGGTGAGCGACACCGCCGGCATCCTGTTCAAGCAGCGCGAGGACGTGGCCGCGCTCACGCCCGACCTGGCCGCCGAGCTGCTGGCCCCGCAGGACGCATGATCACGCGCGCCGCCCCGCTCGGCGACGCCCGCAGTGGCAAGCTCGCCGACAACCTGGTCGCCTTCGGCCGCGCCCTGCGGCGCGCCGGCGTGCCGGTGGACAGCGCGCGCCTGGCGCTGGCGGGCGAGGCGGCCGCGCTGGTGGGGGTCGAGTCGCGCGCCGACCTGGCCGCGGCGCTGGAAGCCACGCTGGTCAGCCGCGAGCAGGACCGCACCGTGTTCGCCGAGCTGTTCGACGCCTACTTCCGCGATCCCAAGGTCGCCGCGCACCTGCTGGCGCAGATGCTGCCGCGCACGCCGGGGCATGCCGAGCCGGCGCGCCGCCCGCGCGTGCGCGAGGCGCTGTCGCCGCAGGCCCCCGAGCGCGGCGGCGAGTCCTCGTCCGAGCGCCAGGTCGAGCTGGACGCGGCGATGACCGCGAGCGAGCAGCAGCGCCTGCGCCATGCCGACTTCAACGCCCTGTCGGCCGACGAGTACCGCCTGGTCGAGCGGCTGGCGCGCGAGGTCGCGCTGCCGCTGCCCGAGGTCGCGAGCCGCCGCACCCAGGCCGGCACCCGCGGGCCCGCGCTGCACTGGTCGCGCACGCTGCGCGAGGCCGGCCGCAACGGCGGCGAGCTGCTGCGCCTGCTGCGCCGCCGGCGCCGTGCGCAACCGCTGCCGCTGCTGGTGCTGGTGGACGTGTCCGGCTCGATGGAGCGCTACGCGCGCCTGCTGCTGGCCTTCCTGCATGCGGCCACCCGCGGGCGCCGGCGCGACGTGTTCGCCTTCGGCACGCACCTGACCGACCTGACGCCGGCGTTTCGCCTCGCGGACACCGACGCGATGCTGGCCGCGGCCAACCAGGCGATCGACGACTTCGCCGGCGGCACGCGCCTGGGCGCCTCGCTGGCCGCGCTGCGCCGCGACCATGCCCGGCGCCTGGTGGGCGGGCGCACGCTGGTGCTGCTGGTCACCGACGGGCTGGACACCGGCGAGCCCGAAGCGCTGGAGCACGAGCTGGACTGGCTGCGCCGGCACTGCCGCCGGCTGCTCTGGCTCAACCCGCTGCTGCGCTTCGAGGGCTACCAGCCGCTCGCGCGCGGCGCGGCGGCGCTGTACCGCAAGGCCGACGGCATGCTCGCGGTGCACAACCTGAGCAAGCTGCAGGACCTGGCCGCGGCGCTGGCGGCCGTCCTGCGTACCTGTAGAACCTAGAGGGAGTCCGACGATGGAAATGCAAGGCAGCCGCACCCTGCCGGTGACGCAGCAGCAGGCCTGGGACGCGCTCAACGACCCCGAGGTGCTGCGCGCGTGCATCCCGGGCTGCGAGAAGGTGGAACGCAACGGCGAGGATCGTTACGACGTCGTGATGGCGGTCAAGGTCGGCCCGGTGGGAGCGAAGTTCAATGGGAAGATCGCGCTGTCGGACCTGCAGCCGCCCGAGCGCTACACCCTGGCCTTCGAGGGGCAGGGCGGTGCGGCCGGCTTCGGCAAGGGCACGGCGCACGTCTCGCTCGCGCCGGCGGGCGAGGACTGCGAGCTGAGCTACCAGGTGCAGGCCCACGTGGGCGGGCGCATTGCCCAGGTCGGCCAGCGCCTGATCGACGGTGTGGCGCGCTCGATGGCCGAGGACTTCTTCAAGCGCTTCGACGAGGAGATGCGCCGCCGCCACCCGCGCGAGGCCGCCCCCGAGGCCGGGGCCGCGCCGGCATCCGCGCCTGCACCTGCGGCACAGCCGGCCGCGGCCGGCGGCGGCGACCGGACCTGGCTGTGGATCGCGATCGCGGTGGCCGTGGTCGCGGCCGGCTGGTGGCTGCTCGGCTGAGCCGCCGGCGCGGCCGGCCATCACCCCCGCTGGCGACGCGGGATCGGCGGCTGCGGCACCCTGTGCAGCCGGCGACCGCGTGAACGAAGGACCCAAGGAGGACCGTGATGGAGAACCTGGACGTGTTGGTGCTGCGCACGCTGCGCGACTGGCGGCAGGCCGGCCGCCGTGCGCTGCTGGCCACCGTGGTGCGCACCTGGGGGTCGTCGCCGCGGCCGGTCGGCTCGATCATGGCGCTGGCCGAGGACGGGGCGGTGGTCGGCTCGGTCTCGGGCGGCTGTATCGAGGACGACCTGATCTACCGCTACACCCGGGCCTACGCCGGCCAGGGCGAGGCGAAGGCCATCCCGTCCGGTCCGCCCGAGTTCGTCAAGTACGGCGTCACCGCCGACGAGGCGCACCGCTTCGGGCTGCCCTGCGGCGGCACGCTGGAGCTGCTGCTCGAATACGACCCGGACCCGGCCGCGCTGGCCGAGCTGGTGCGCCGCCTGGAGGCCGGCGAGCTGGTGCGGCGCACCGTGCGGCTGGCCGACGGGCAGGTGACGCTGGAGACCGCGCTGACCCCCTCGGAGCTGGCGCTGGACGAGGCCCGCATGGCCAACACCTTCGGCCCCGAGTACCGCATGCTGCTGATCGGGGCCGGCCAGCTGGCCGAGTACCTGGCGACGATGGCGCTGTTCAGCGGCTTCGCGGTCACCGTGTGCGACCCGCGCGAGGAATACCGCGGCGGCTTCCACGTGCCCGGCGCGACCCTGGTCAGCGACATGCCCGACGACGTGGTGCGTGCCTTCCGCCCCGACCGGCGCAGCTGCGTGGTCGCGCTCACCCACGACCCCAAGCTGGACGACCTGGCGCTGCTGGAGGCGCTCGGCACCGAGGCCTTCTACGTCGGCGCGATCGGCAGCCGGCGCAACAACGACGCGCGGCGCCGGCGCATGATCGAGCACTTCGGCCAGACCGAGGCGTCGCTGGCCCGCCTGCGCGGGCCCATCGGCATCTACATCGGCAGCAAGACCCCGCCGGAGATCGCGGTCAGCGTGATGGCCGAGATCCTGGCGGTCAAGAACGGCGTGCCGCTGCCGCGCGACATGGACGTGGCCGAGGCCAAGAACCAGCGCCAGATCGCCGCCAGCGACGACCCGGTGGCCTGCGCGCTGCCGCAGCCCTGAGCGGGGCGCGGGACAACCCCCTTCCTGACGGCGGCGGCCGCCCGGCGGCGGGGCCGCCGGCGCATACAATCAACCGTTTATCCGTCGAACGTCAGGAGAGAGTTCCGTGTTTATTTCCGAAGCCTATGCACAAGCCGCGGCCGCACCGGGCGGCGCCGAGTCGACCCTCGTGAGCCTGTTGCCCCTGGTGCTGATGTTCGTGGTGCTGTACTTCATCATGATCCGGCCCCAGATGAAGCGCCAGAAGGAGCACAAGGCGATGATCGAGGCGCTCGCCAAGGGGGACGAGGTCGTGACCGCCGGCGGCCTGCTGGGCAAGGTCTCCAAGCTGGGCGACACCTACCTGCACATCGAGGTGTCCAACGGCGTGGAGCTGCAGATCCAGCGCAACGCCGTGGTGCAGGTGCTGCCCAAGGGCACGATCAAGTAATCCTTGTCCGTCTGATCCACTGCCGTCTTCGTCCGGGCGCGCCACCGTCGCGCCCGTCGTCGTCCGTGGCACGAGAGCGTTCATGAACCGATATCCGTGGTGGAAATACGCGATCATGCTGATCGCGCTGGTGGTAGGGGTCCTCTACACCCTGCCCAACTTCTTCGGCGAGGCGCCGGCCGTGCAGGTGTCCAGCGGCAAGGCCACGGTACGGGTGGACGCATCGGTCGTCGTGCGGGTCGAGCAGCTGCTGCAACAGGCCTCGATCCAGGCCGACTTCGTGCAGCTGGACGGCAATTCGGTGCGCGCACGCTTCGCCGACACCGACACCCAGATCCGTGCGCGCGACGTGCTGGAGCGCGGGCTGAACCCCGACCGCAACGATCCCGGCTACATCGTCGCGCTCAACCTGCTGTCGCGCTCGCCGCAGTGGCTCGCCTCGATCAACGCGCTGCCCATGTACCTGGGCCTGGACCTGCGCGGCGGCGTGCACTTCCTGATGCAGGTCGACATGCAGGCCGTGCTGACCAAGCGCGCCGAGGGCCTGACCAACGACGTGCGCAGCCTGCTGCGCGAGCGTGACCTGCGCCACGCGGGCGTCAACCGCGTCGGCGACGACGTCGAGGTGCGCTTCCGCGACCCGGCGGTGGCCGCCAGGGCGCTGGACCTGCTCGCGAACCAGCAGCCCGACTTCCAGTGGACCCAGGTCGCCGACGGCGATGCGGTCAAGCTGGTCGCCTCGCTCAGGCCCGAGGCGGCGCGCCGCGTGCAGGAGCAGGCACTCAAGCAGAACATCACGACGCTGCACAACCGCGTCAACGAACTCGGCACCAGCGAACCGGTGATCCAGCAGCAGGGCCTGGACCGGGTGGTGGTGCAGCTGCCCGGCGTGCAGGACACCGCCCGGGCCAAGGACATCATCGGCCGCACCGCCACGCTGGAGGTGCGCCTGGTCGACGACAGCGCCGAGGCGCTGGCCGCGGCGGCCGGCACCGGCCCGGTGCCGTTCGGCACCGAGCGCTACGTCGAGCGCGGCGGCGGCCCGCTGATCGTCAAGCGCCAGGTCATCCTGACCGGCGAGAACCTCACCGACGCCCAGGCCGGCTTCGACGAGCAGCAGCAGCCGGCGGTGCACCTGACGCTGGACGCCAAGGGCGCGCGCATCTTCCGCGACGTCACGCGCGAGAACGTCGGCAAGCGCATGGCCATCCTGCTGTTCGAGAAGGGCAAGGGCGAAGTCGTCACCGCCCCGGTCATCCGCACCGAGATCGGTGGCGGCCGGGTGCAGATCTCCGGCCGCATGACCACGCAGGAGGCCAACGACGTCGCGCTGCTGCTGCGCGCCGGCTCGCTGGCCGCGCCGATGGAGATCATCGAGGAACGCACCATCGGCCCGACGCTGGGCGCCGACAACATCGCCAAGGGCTTCGACAGCGTGATGTGGGGTTTCGTCGCGATCGTGGTGTTCATGATCGCCTACTACCTGATGTTCGGCGTGTTCTCCGCGATCGCGCTGTCGGTCAACCTGCTGCTGCTGGTGGCCGTGCTGTCGATGCTGCAGGCCACGCTGACGCTGCCGGGCATCGCGGCCATCGCGCTGACGCTGGGCATGGCGATCGACGCCAACGTGCTGATCAACGAGCGGGTGCGCGAGGAGCTGCGCAACGGCGCGGCGCCGCAGACGGCCATCCACCTCGGCTTCGAGCGCGCCTGGGCGACCATCCTGGACTCCAACGTCACGACGCTGGTGGCCGGCGTCGCGCTGCTGGCCTTCGGGTCCGGCCCGGTGCGCGGCTTCGCGGTGGTGCACTGCCTGGGCATCCTGACCTCGATGTTCTCGGCCGTGTTCTTCGCCCGCGGCCTGGTGAACCTCTGGTACGGCCGGCAGAAGAAGCTCAAGTCGGTGTCGATCGGGCAGGTCTGGCGCCCCGACGGCGGGAACGCCGCCAAGGCCGAAGGCTGATCGCGCTTCGGATCGTCCAAGACTCACGCAGAGACCCAAGCGATGGAATTCTTCCGAATCAAGCGCGACATCCCCTTCATGCGGCACGCGCTGGTGCTGAACGCGGTGTCGTTCATCACCTTCCTGGCGGCCGTGTTCTTCCTCGCCACGCGCGGCCTGCACCTGTCGATCGAGTTCACCGGCGGCACGGTGCTGGAGGTGCAGTACGCCGAAGCGGCCGACCTGCCCAAGGTGCGCCAGACCGTGGAGTCGCTGCAGCTGGGCGACGTGCAGGTGCAGAACTTCGGCACCTCGCGCGACGTGCTGATCCGCATCCCGCTGCGCGGCGAGGCCAAGCAGAGCGAGCTGGTCGGCCAGGTGTTCGGCCGCCTGTGCGCGGCCGAGGGCGGCACGGTCGGGCGGCAGGAATCCGTCACCGCGCAGGGCGAGGCGGTCAGCCGCGAGGTCTGCACGGCCGGCAGCGAGGAGCCGCTGAAGCTGCAGCGCAGCGAGTTCGTCGGCCCGCAGGTCGGCTCCGAGCTGGCCCGCGACGGCGCGCTGGCGCTGGCCGCGACCATCGCCGGCATCATGATCTACCTGGCGTTCCGCTTCGAGTGGAAGTTCGCCGTGGCCGGCATCATCGCCAACCTGCACGACGTGGTGATCATCCTCGGCTTCTTCGCGTTCTTCCAGTGGGAGTTCTCGCTGTCGGTGCTGGCCGCGGTGCTCGCGGTGCTGGGCTATTCGGTCAACGAGTCGGTGGTGATCTTCGACCGCATCCGCGAGGCGTTCCGCAAGTACCGCAAGATGACCACCCCGCAGGTCATCGACCACGCCATCACCAGCACGATCAGCCGCACGGTCATCACCCACGGCTCGACCCAGGTCATGGTGCTGTCGATGCTGCTGTTCGGCGGCCCGACGCTGCACTACTTCTCGCTGGCCCTGACCATCGGCATCTGCTTCGGCATCTACTCGTCGGTGTTCGTCGCCGCGGCAGTGGCGATGTGGCTGGGCGTCAAGCGTGAAGACCTGGTCAAGCCCTCGCGCAAGGAAACCGACCCGAACGACCCGAATGCGGGGGCAGTGGTGTAGAGTGCCGGAAATTCCGCACTGCACGCAGGCCATTTCCCGACCATGGCGATCTCCGCCGATCCGAAGGCGCTCGCTGCACAGGCGCGCAAGACCTTTCTGAACGTGCTCCTTTACGGGGCACCCAATGCGCTGGCGGCCGTCGAGGAGGGCGCGCGGACCCTGGCCACCCAGGCCGCGCCGCCGGACCTGCTGCTGCGGCGCCGCGACGCCTGGTCGGACGTGCAGCGGCTGCGCGGCAAGTGGCAGCAGGAGCTGTCCGAGCGCCTGCAGCGCCGCATGGCCGGCGAGCTCGCCGACAGCGGCGGCTCCAGCAAGCCGGCCGGGCTCGCCCGGCGCGGGGCCGAGCTGTCCCTGGTGGACGACGCCACCATCGAGCACGAGATCCTCAGCTCCCGCCTGGCCCTGGCCGTGATGGACCAGGCGGCCACCGAGTTCACCGACCTGCGCTCGCGCATGACCGCGATGGAGCGCCGCGACGAGCTGTCCTCCACCGACGTGCTGCGCCCGCACACCGTCGCGCGCGAGGTGCTCGACGCCTGGCTGGCCTGCGGCCTGAGCATCGAGGCCTGGCGGGCACTGCAGCCGGTGCTGCACGACGAATTCGGCCACCTGGTGGTGCTGGGCTACCACGAGACCAACAAGTGGCTGATCGCGCACGGCGTGCTGCCGGAGATCGACCTGCGGCCGCTGATCCGGCGCACCCGCGACACCGGCAACCCGGCCCCCGGCGTCAGCTCGGCGGCGCAGTCGCTCGCCGGCGGGGCGGCCTCCGTCCACGTGCATTCCGGTCCGGGCAGCCTGCGCCATGTCAACGACGAGACCCGGCTGATGACGCGCGCCTCGGCGCTGCTGCGCGCCTCCGAGCAGGCGCAGGCGGTGCTCGGGCGGCTCAACCGCCTGGTCGGGCGCCAGGTGCCGGATTTCGAGGCGACCACCACGCACCATGCCTCGCCGCAGCTGATGGCGGCCATCGCCGACGTCGAGCGCGAGGTGCGCCAGCGCACCGGCAGCACGCGGCCCGACCTGGTCATTCCCAGCACCCCGGTGCTGCTGGACGAGCTCAACGAGAAGAAGCAGGCGCTCAAGCGCACCACCTCGTCGCCGATCGAGCGCGCCACGATCGAGATCGTCGCGCTGCTGTTCCAGAGCATCCTGACCGAGGAGCGCCTGCCCGCTTCGGTGCGCGTCTGGTTCGCCCGGCTGCAGATGCCGGTGCTGCGCGTGGCGATCGCCGAGCCCGACTTCTTTGCCACCATCGACCACCCGGCGCGCAAGCTGATCGACCGCATGGGCGCCTGCGTGATGGGCTTCGACGCCTCCACCGCCGGGGCGATGGGCGATGCGCTGGAGAAGGAGATCAAGCGCGTCGTGCAGGTGGTCGAGGCCTACCCCGACACCGGCCGCCGCGTGTTCCAGACCGTGCTGGTCGAGTTCGAGAAGTTCCTCGAGCACTACTTCACCAAGGAAAACGAGTCCTCGCGCAAGGGCGTCTCGCTGGCCCAGCAGGTCGAGCAGCGCGAGATCCTCACGATCCAGTACACGATCGAGCTGCGCAAGATGCTCAACGAGGTGCCGGTGCAGGACGGGGTGCGCGAGTTCCTGTTCCAGATCTGGGCCGACGTGCTGGCGATGACCGCGGTCAAGACCGGCCAGCAGAGCGAGCAGACCAAGGCGATGAAGCGCGCCGCGGCCGACCTGATCTGGTCGGCCAGCGCCAAGGTCTCGCGCGAGGAGCGCGCCGAGGTGATCCGGCGCCTGCCACCGCTGCTCAAGACGCTGCGCGACGGCATGGCCAGCGCCGGGGTGCCGCCGGACAAGCAGGAGGAACACATCCAGGCGCTGAACAACTCGCTGGCCGCGGCCTTCACCGCCAAGGCGGCGGCGATCCCGTCCGAACGCCTGGACGAGCTGATGATGCGGCTGGAGACGCTGGAAGAGCTGCTGCCCGACACCGAGGTCGAGATCGACGAGTCGATGGTGGTGGACCTGTCCGGCCACGAGACCACCGGGCTGGAAGTCGTCACCGAGGGCGGCTCGATGCCCAGCCCCGCGATGGTCGCCTGGGCGCGCGGCATCCAGGTCGGCAGCTGGTTCAAGCTGGACTACCGTGGCCGCAGCGAGGCGGTGCAGCTGGCCTGGCAGGGCCTGCGCAAGCAGCTCAGCCTGTTCGTCTCGCCGACCGGCCGCTGCATCCTGTTCCAGCAGCACCGCCTGGCCGCCTTCCTGCAGGCCGGGCTGATGGTGCCGGCCGAGGAAGAGGCGCTGACCGTGCGCGCCACGCGCAGCGCGCTGGCCAAGCTCGACGCCGACCCTAGCCGGCTGCTGAACTGAAAGCGAAGGCAGGGGAGAGGGGAGGGCAGCACGCGCTCCCGCGTGCTGCCACGGGCACGTGTCCCGGTCAGTGGATCAGGCGGTCGGCCGCGTCGACGAACAGCTCGTCGAGGATCAGCGCATCGGGCTCCTCGCCCAGGCTCCAGAACACCATCAGCACGATGATCTTCAGGTCCTCGAGGCGCACGGGCCCGCCGGCGCTGCTGGCCATCGCCCGGTCGATGACGATTTCGCGCATCGGGGCCGGCAGCACGCCGGCGCTTTCCAGGAAGCTGATGAAGCCGATGCATTCCTCGCCGAGCTGGT is a window from the Caldimonas thermodepolymerans genome containing:
- the yajC gene encoding preprotein translocase subunit YajC, which produces MFISEAYAQAAAAPGGAESTLVSLLPLVLMFVVLYFIMIRPQMKRQKEHKAMIEALAKGDEVVTAGGLLGKVSKLGDTYLHIEVSNGVELQIQRNAVVQVLPKGTIK
- the secF gene encoding protein translocase subunit SecF, coding for MEFFRIKRDIPFMRHALVLNAVSFITFLAAVFFLATRGLHLSIEFTGGTVLEVQYAEAADLPKVRQTVESLQLGDVQVQNFGTSRDVLIRIPLRGEAKQSELVGQVFGRLCAAEGGTVGRQESVTAQGEAVSREVCTAGSEEPLKLQRSEFVGPQVGSELARDGALALAATIAGIMIYLAFRFEWKFAVAGIIANLHDVVIILGFFAFFQWEFSLSVLAAVLAVLGYSVNESVVIFDRIREAFRKYRKMTTPQVIDHAITSTISRTVITHGSTQVMVLSMLLFGGPTLHYFSLALTIGICFGIYSSVFVAAAVAMWLGVKREDLVKPSRKETDPNDPNAGAVV
- a CDS encoding XdhC family protein, which codes for MENLDVLVLRTLRDWRQAGRRALLATVVRTWGSSPRPVGSIMALAEDGAVVGSVSGGCIEDDLIYRYTRAYAGQGEAKAIPSGPPEFVKYGVTADEAHRFGLPCGGTLELLLEYDPDPAALAELVRRLEAGELVRRTVRLADGQVTLETALTPSELALDEARMANTFGPEYRMLLIGAGQLAEYLATMALFSGFAVTVCDPREEYRGGFHVPGATLVSDMPDDVVRAFRPDRRSCVVALTHDPKLDDLALLEALGTEAFYVGAIGSRRNNDARRRRMIEHFGQTEASLARLRGPIGIYIGSKTPPEIAVSVMAEILAVKNGVPLPRDMDVAEAKNQRQIAASDDPVACALPQP
- the secD gene encoding protein translocase subunit SecD encodes the protein MNRYPWWKYAIMLIALVVGVLYTLPNFFGEAPAVQVSSGKATVRVDASVVVRVEQLLQQASIQADFVQLDGNSVRARFADTDTQIRARDVLERGLNPDRNDPGYIVALNLLSRSPQWLASINALPMYLGLDLRGGVHFLMQVDMQAVLTKRAEGLTNDVRSLLRERDLRHAGVNRVGDDVEVRFRDPAVAARALDLLANQQPDFQWTQVADGDAVKLVASLRPEAARRVQEQALKQNITTLHNRVNELGTSEPVIQQQGLDRVVVQLPGVQDTARAKDIIGRTATLEVRLVDDSAEALAAAAGTGPVPFGTERYVERGGGPLIVKRQVILTGENLTDAQAGFDEQQQPAVHLTLDAKGARIFRDVTRENVGKRMAILLFEKGKGEVVTAPVIRTEIGGGRVQISGRMTTQEANDVALLLRAGSLAAPMEIIEERTIGPTLGADNIAKGFDSVMWGFVAIVVFMIAYYLMFGVFSAIALSVNLLLLVAVLSMLQATLTLPGIAAIALTLGMAIDANVLINERVREELRNGAAPQTAIHLGFERAWATILDSNVTTLVAGVALLAFGSGPVRGFAVVHCLGILTSMFSAVFFARGLVNLWYGRQKKLKSVSIGQVWRPDGGNAAKAEG
- a CDS encoding CoxG family protein, translated to MEMQGSRTLPVTQQQAWDALNDPEVLRACIPGCEKVERNGEDRYDVVMAVKVGPVGAKFNGKIALSDLQPPERYTLAFEGQGGAAGFGKGTAHVSLAPAGEDCELSYQVQAHVGGRIAQVGQRLIDGVARSMAEDFFKRFDEEMRRRHPREAAPEAGAAPASAPAPAAQPAAAGGGDRTWLWIAIAVAVVAAGWWLLG